Proteins encoded by one window of Cyclobacteriaceae bacterium:
- a CDS encoding glycosyltransferase family A protein, whose translation MEYRYIGDAFDWQEASDINAIDDLCILQKPVPQLENVLFTVSFEHADVIHAGLFFYAHSAFENTASATLSWLFLNPAPTARVVSWKATAHIVWFKRGTLSKLDITRKYANVHIKMADLAYQVMQQGGRVFNEPSLAVVKSDEQRIAISRKDEIEFLKHNHLRQALTFVAPFRALFSLSDKRLTRATGKFENAFIGSLKLKHIPAYSVILPTINRYDYLDKAIKSLLENKFPPAEIIVVDQTSSENRIVNYYDQFPHDIVKVFFLEKPGQCSARNRAVKEATHDWLLFFDDDSVAWPEMITEHIKLLEYSVATVSTGLSLAPWKDLSYISPEINFYHISPVMDTGNCMMHKESIRKVGGFDLAFDRGSGADDNLGKRLYLNGEIIVLNPFSIRTHYKASTGGLRQHGAWWKNKGTLFGPLPLPTESYNLLTFYPRKFYLKMCMLKLFTSYRRTSWMHRIVNTLLFPVKLVKSYRQAQVLIRER comes from the coding sequence ATGGAGTACCGGTATATAGGTGATGCATTTGATTGGCAGGAGGCCAGCGACATTAATGCGATCGATGATCTTTGTATACTGCAAAAGCCTGTTCCTCAACTTGAAAACGTGTTGTTCACTGTCTCATTCGAACATGCAGATGTTATTCACGCTGGTTTATTCTTTTATGCACATTCAGCATTTGAAAATACAGCATCGGCAACATTGAGTTGGTTATTTTTGAATCCTGCCCCAACTGCCCGTGTCGTCTCATGGAAAGCCACCGCTCACATCGTGTGGTTTAAAAGGGGAACTTTGTCAAAACTTGACATTACGAGGAAGTATGCAAACGTGCATATAAAAATGGCTGATCTGGCTTACCAGGTAATGCAACAAGGAGGGAGGGTTTTTAATGAGCCCTCATTGGCCGTGGTTAAAAGCGATGAACAGCGTATAGCGATTAGCCGCAAGGATGAGATTGAATTTTTGAAACACAATCACCTTCGGCAGGCACTTACTTTTGTGGCACCTTTCAGGGCATTATTTTCCCTATCCGATAAGCGCTTGACCAGAGCGACAGGTAAATTTGAAAATGCTTTTATCGGATCATTAAAACTTAAACACATCCCGGCTTACTCCGTTATTCTGCCAACGATTAACCGATATGATTATTTAGATAAGGCAATAAAGTCGCTTTTAGAAAATAAATTTCCGCCCGCTGAGATAATAGTTGTTGATCAGACCTCCTCGGAAAACCGAATTGTAAATTATTATGATCAGTTTCCACACGATATTGTTAAGGTTTTCTTTCTGGAAAAGCCAGGGCAATGTTCAGCCAGAAATAGAGCAGTAAAAGAAGCAACGCATGATTGGTTACTTTTCTTTGATGATGATTCGGTTGCCTGGCCGGAAATGATAACGGAGCACATTAAACTACTGGAATATTCAGTGGCAACTGTATCAACGGGTTTATCATTAGCTCCGTGGAAGGACTTATCCTACATTTCTCCTGAAATTAATTTTTATCACATAAGCCCGGTAATGGACACGGGTAACTGTATGATGCATAAAGAATCAATCCGAAAAGTAGGTGGATTTGATCTGGCTTTTGATCGTGGTTCGGGCGCTGATGATAATCTGGGGAAGCGTTTGTATTTAAATGGCGAGATTATTGTGCTTAACCCATTTTCTATTCGTACTCATTATAAAGCCTCAACCGGTGGCTTACGCCAGCACGGTGCCTGGTGGAAGAATAAAGGCACTTTATTTGGGCCGCTGCCACTTCCAACGGAATCTTACAATTTACTTACGTTCTATCCGCGAAAATTTTATTTAAAGATGTGTATGTTGAAGTTATTTACTTCCTATCGAAGAACATCCTGGATGCACCGTATCGTAAACACCTTACTTTTTCCGGTTAAGCTAGTTAAGTCTTACCGCCAAGCCCAGGTACTCATTCGTGAAAGATAG
- a CDS encoding GNAT family N-acetyltransferase, with translation MFEIVESHHAHLPELARCYISAFPRSLTSAMGKQYVIKVLSWFLDVPGNFLFHIRKVPENRIVGFCGGLINDGVTKRGSASEMIQFAFWVGVRALIFRPWLLFHTEMRNKYGLAIKNVRRKLLGHKGKRTYSPGRIKQPYTGLVVIGIHRSFQNLGLGRLLLNGFEEWTLKTGYTSMRLSVKRDNIQAIKAYQKAGWMVMEERNDSVSMVKMINNKG, from the coding sequence ATGTTTGAAATAGTGGAATCTCATCATGCGCATCTGCCTGAACTTGCTCGCTGTTATATAAGTGCATTCCCGCGCAGCCTAACATCTGCAATGGGCAAGCAGTATGTAATAAAGGTTCTTTCATGGTTTTTAGATGTTCCTGGTAATTTTTTATTTCATATTCGGAAGGTACCCGAAAATAGGATCGTGGGATTTTGTGGGGGATTAATTAATGACGGAGTAACAAAGAGAGGATCCGCTTCAGAAATGATTCAGTTTGCATTTTGGGTTGGTGTTCGTGCATTGATATTTCGCCCCTGGCTTCTATTTCATACGGAAATGCGAAATAAATATGGCTTGGCAATTAAAAATGTAAGGAGAAAATTGTTGGGGCATAAAGGCAAAAGAACGTATTCACCCGGTAGAATAAAACAGCCTTACACAGGATTAGTTGTGATAGGAATTCACAGATCATTTCAAAATTTGGGTCTTGGTAGATTGTTGCTTAATGGGTTTGAGGAATGGACGCTGAAGACGGGGTATACCAGTATGCGACTTTCTGTAAAGCGTGATAATATACAAGCCATTAAAGCTTACCAAAAAGCTGGATGGATGGTTATGGAAGAGCGGAATGATTCAGTTTCCATGGTTAAGATGATAAATAATAAGGGGTAG
- a CDS encoding DegT/DnrJ/EryC1/StrS family aminotransferase, whose amino-acid sequence MDTNYIIPFSPPYIDDDIKREVMETLDSGWITSGPRVLALEKLVAEQTGLTHVACCNSATSGLMLLLHWFGVTRGDEVIIPAYTYAATALVVMHIGATPVMVDSGEDFNIDVAKIKEKITSKTKAIIPVDIAGWPCDYQQLFELVNAPDIKARFKPVTANQEKLGRILVLSDAAHSLGATYANKPIGTWGDFSVFSFHAVKNVTTAEGGAMCINLPQQAFDHAEVYRTLKLWSLNGQTKDALAKTNGAGWRYDIVYPGFKMNMPDICAAIGLAQLRKYPTFMLPERKRVAEAYAKGFANYSWAIAPPMKDDVRESSYHVFALRIKGITEAQRDTMIERITEAGVSVNVHFQPLPILTVFRERGYQIEDYPVAFSSYAIEISLPIYPQLDQEKIEYIVKAVVQAYETEV is encoded by the coding sequence ATGGACACTAATTACATTATTCCCTTTTCCCCACCTTACATCGATGATGATATCAAACGTGAAGTAATGGAAACGCTTGATTCTGGTTGGATTACTTCAGGCCCCAGGGTGTTGGCACTTGAAAAATTGGTAGCAGAACAAACCGGCCTTACGCATGTGGCGTGTTGTAACTCGGCCACTTCCGGTCTGATGCTGTTGTTGCATTGGTTCGGTGTAACCCGGGGAGACGAGGTTATCATTCCGGCATATACGTATGCGGCCACCGCGTTGGTGGTCATGCATATTGGAGCAACGCCCGTGATGGTGGATAGCGGGGAAGATTTTAATATCGATGTTGCTAAAATAAAAGAAAAGATTACCTCAAAGACAAAGGCAATCATTCCGGTGGATATAGCGGGATGGCCGTGTGATTATCAGCAACTTTTTGAGTTGGTAAATGCACCCGATATCAAAGCAAGGTTCAAGCCTGTGACAGCGAACCAGGAAAAACTGGGTCGTATACTGGTGTTGAGTGATGCGGCACACTCATTAGGTGCAACATATGCCAATAAACCAATTGGTACGTGGGGTGATTTTTCCGTGTTTTCGTTTCATGCCGTAAAGAACGTCACCACAGCTGAAGGTGGAGCCATGTGTATTAACCTGCCGCAACAAGCTTTTGATCATGCAGAAGTTTATCGAACACTAAAGTTGTGGTCGTTAAACGGCCAGACCAAAGATGCGTTGGCCAAAACCAATGGTGCCGGTTGGCGGTACGACATTGTTTATCCGGGTTTTAAAATGAACATGCCGGATATTTGTGCAGCTATTGGATTGGCACAACTGCGAAAGTATCCAACATTCATGTTGCCCGAACGCAAACGTGTGGCGGAGGCTTACGCAAAGGGGTTTGCAAATTATTCGTGGGCAATAGCACCACCCATGAAAGATGACGTGCGGGAATCTTCGTACCATGTATTTGCCTTGCGCATCAAAGGCATTACAGAAGCACAGCGCGATACGATGATTGAACGGATTACAGAGGCAGGTGTTTCGGTTAATGTACACTTTCAGCCACTACCCATACTCACTGTTTTTCGGGAAAGAGGTTATCAGATTGAAGATTATCCCGTAGCATTCTCCAGTTATGCTATTGAGATTTCGCTTCCAATCTATCCGCAACTTGATCAGGAGAAGATTGAGTATATCGTAAAGGCAGTGGTTCAGGCGTATGAAACTGAAGTATAA
- a CDS encoding sulfotransferase: MRSVFIGGYMHSGTSMLINILKRHPAIFAIRSELRLFENIPSIDAPHKNNPHLIRKFCERIRLSDDDTSVISAEKDHFFATTKTYGELVIRIIEKLATRQNNLIWAEKTPSNVFFIDKIFEKFPDSKVILIHRDVRNIIASKKVRTLGLKTGRYNSEKIHIKRLEKDWNILADSFSWQGTIKSENRALLKYSDKIVIVRYEDFVANPVLEWKRICEFLNIIFIEECLDIKFRNAAIRGDINAGGIVASSTDWRDILSQREAKLATTINRKKLRKLGYAVQEEYTSVFMLPFYFLMEIPGVFKRVFKRYRMFTFDYFLIYMKSMFRRF; the protein is encoded by the coding sequence ATGAGATCTGTTTTTATAGGAGGGTATATGCATTCAGGTACAAGTATGCTGATTAACATTTTGAAAAGGCATCCTGCTATTTTCGCGATAAGATCCGAGCTACGTTTATTTGAAAATATCCCCTCTATTGATGCGCCTCATAAAAATAATCCTCACCTTATTCGTAAATTTTGTGAACGTATTCGTCTTTCAGATGATGATACGTCAGTAATAAGTGCTGAAAAGGATCATTTTTTCGCCACTACAAAGACCTATGGTGAACTTGTTATTAGAATTATTGAGAAGCTGGCTACCCGCCAGAATAACTTGATATGGGCAGAGAAGACACCATCAAATGTTTTTTTTATTGATAAGATTTTTGAAAAATTCCCTGACTCAAAAGTAATACTAATTCATCGCGATGTTAGAAATATCATCGCATCCAAAAAAGTCCGGACTCTTGGATTAAAAACAGGACGTTATAATAGCGAGAAAATTCATATTAAAAGATTGGAGAAGGACTGGAACATTCTCGCGGATAGTTTTTCGTGGCAAGGAACCATTAAGTCAGAGAATCGTGCTTTGCTTAAGTATAGCGATAAAATTGTTATAGTTCGCTATGAAGATTTTGTGGCTAATCCCGTCCTTGAATGGAAGCGAATTTGCGAATTTCTGAATATTATATTCATCGAAGAATGTCTGGATATTAAGTTTAGAAATGCGGCCATTAGAGGAGATATAAATGCAGGTGGCATTGTAGCATCTTCAACTGATTGGCGCGATATCCTTTCACAGCGGGAAGCCAAGCTTGCGACAACTATAAATAGGAAAAAACTTAGAAAGTTGGGTTATGCTGTTCAGGAAGAATATACTTCGGTATTTATGCTGCCCTTTTACTTTCTAATGGAAATTCCTGGGGTATTTAAAAGAGTTTTTAAGCGATATAGAATGTTTACGTTTGATTATTTTTTGATTTACATGAAAAGCATGTTTCGAAGATTTTGA
- a CDS encoding glycosyltransferase family 2 protein, producing the protein MLISVICPILNEAEHIQSLIDFFINSLPDEKELFLVDGGSTDGTLEIIGKNQEHHPEIHLLHNAKKVVPYALNLAIPNCVGKFIVRLDGHSVYSDDYFVKILETFARSGADIVGGPTRTRYKTSLQEAIAFSVTHPLGIGGSRVHDEKYEGFTDSVTFGAWKREVFEAVGLFDTQLVRNQDDEFHYRTKSLGFKIYQSPSIKLYYFPRSSITSLFKQYFQYGYYKPLVLRKVKSETKMRHLVPSIFVLYLLSLIGIHSFLYFIPLILYLLLILSVSFASKKKWLVKLKILIAIPCVHVAYGSGFLLGISKLFSKPSKQDV; encoded by the coding sequence GTGCTGATTAGCGTTATATGCCCAATATTAAATGAGGCTGAACATATACAAAGTCTTATTGATTTTTTTATAAATTCTTTACCTGATGAGAAGGAATTATTTCTTGTTGATGGAGGGTCAACTGATGGGACACTGGAAATTATAGGTAAAAATCAAGAGCACCATCCTGAGATTCATTTGCTACATAACGCTAAAAAGGTTGTCCCTTACGCCTTAAATCTGGCTATTCCGAATTGCGTGGGAAAATTTATAGTACGTTTGGATGGTCACTCAGTTTATTCGGATGATTATTTCGTGAAAATTTTAGAGACATTCGCTCGTTCCGGTGCAGACATTGTTGGTGGTCCGACACGAACCCGTTATAAGACTTCACTTCAGGAGGCCATTGCTTTTTCAGTTACCCATCCGCTTGGAATAGGCGGTAGTCGGGTTCATGATGAAAAATATGAGGGATTTACAGACTCAGTTACCTTTGGTGCATGGAAAAGGGAAGTATTTGAAGCTGTTGGTTTATTTGATACCCAACTGGTTCGCAACCAAGATGATGAATTTCACTACCGCACAAAAAGTTTGGGTTTTAAAATTTATCAATCCCCGTCTATAAAACTTTATTATTTTCCGCGCAGCAGCATAACAAGCCTGTTTAAACAATATTTTCAATACGGATATTATAAGCCACTTGTATTAAGGAAAGTAAAATCTGAGACTAAGATGCGGCATTTGGTACCTTCAATTTTTGTTCTGTACTTACTTAGCCTAATTGGTATTCATAGTTTTCTTTATTTCATTCCCTTAATCCTATATCTATTATTGATCTTATCAGTTTCATTCGCAAGTAAGAAAAAATGGTTAGTAAAGCTGAAGATATTGATTGCTATTCCTTGTGTGCATGTGGCGTACGGATCAGGCTTTTTATTGGGTATAAGTAAATTGTTTTCAAAACCAAGTAAGCAAGATGTTTGA
- a CDS encoding glycosyltransferase family 4 protein codes for MKILILTSEFPPDPGGIGSHAFSLSSALSRQNCQVSVITDGDASDIKIAAFDSQLSFEVIRIKRRFPFFYFVRVLSAWRTAIKFKPEAVLVSGRFSLWTGACLKLFLPLRVIGILHGSEIQPRNSFIRWLNHWAINHLNALIPVSIFTSSLIPERITIRKPYKVIPNAIQVSEFDGLEKVDVKVLQGNPVFVTVGNVTYRKGQHRMIQALPVIRKTFPDAHYYCIGIPTKQAEFEYLSIGLNVADHITFLGKIASRKSMFATVSSAHIFIMLSENQTDGNVEGYGIAILEANALGIPAIGAYGSGVEDAIKHGYNGLLVDGNNAVEITQAIATILGDWQNFSQRAKQWARQHDWDVVVKEYLEVIDSL; via the coding sequence ATGAAGATTTTGATACTCACGTCTGAGTTTCCACCTGATCCTGGTGGGATAGGTAGTCATGCCTTTTCACTATCAAGTGCTTTAAGTAGGCAAAACTGTCAGGTAAGCGTTATAACAGATGGTGATGCCAGCGATATAAAAATTGCTGCATTTGATTCTCAACTTTCCTTTGAGGTTATTCGAATAAAGAGGCGATTTCCTTTTTTTTACTTTGTGCGAGTACTCTCTGCCTGGCGTACTGCAATCAAGTTTAAGCCTGAGGCTGTTCTTGTAAGTGGGAGATTCTCGTTATGGACTGGAGCATGTCTTAAACTCTTCTTGCCTTTACGTGTAATTGGTATTCTTCACGGATCAGAGATACAGCCACGGAATTCTTTTATCCGCTGGTTAAACCATTGGGCAATAAACCATTTAAATGCTTTAATTCCTGTTTCAATTTTTACGAGTAGTTTGATTCCAGAGCGTATTACAATCCGTAAACCGTATAAGGTAATCCCCAATGCGATCCAGGTTTCGGAGTTTGATGGTTTAGAGAAAGTAGATGTTAAAGTTTTGCAAGGGAATCCTGTTTTCGTCACAGTTGGAAATGTAACTTATCGAAAAGGTCAGCATAGGATGATTCAAGCGTTGCCTGTTATAAGAAAAACTTTTCCGGATGCACATTACTATTGTATTGGTATTCCTACAAAGCAGGCGGAGTTTGAATATTTGTCGATAGGACTGAATGTAGCCGACCATATTACGTTTTTGGGAAAAATAGCCTCACGTAAGAGCATGTTTGCAACTGTTTCAAGTGCACACATTTTTATTATGTTAAGTGAAAATCAAACGGATGGGAATGTTGAAGGCTATGGAATAGCCATTCTGGAGGCGAATGCGCTAGGTATTCCCGCCATAGGTGCTTATGGTAGTGGAGTGGAAGATGCAATCAAGCATGGCTATAATGGGTTGTTGGTTGATGGTAATAATGCTGTTGAGATAACGCAAGCAATCGCAACCATTTTAGGTGATTGGCAAAATTTTTCTCAGCGGGCTAAGCAATGGGCAAGGCAGCATGATTGGGATGTTGTGGTTAAGGAATACCTTGAGGTAATTGATAGTCTATGA
- a CDS encoding glycosyltransferase family 4 protein: MKLVYIGNKLAAYGYTPTGVEYLGELLREGGHEVVQASDVRNTLARLFHMVLTIIRNRDAKVILIDTYSSSAFYFALICGYTAFLLGQPFILILRGGDLPTRTSRNPRLVKGLFRKAASVVSVSLFLQKSFDNFYSTRYIPNTIPLSQYVFKKRKLVRPRLLWVRSLHSVYNPSLALKVLKFLSLKYEDAFLTMVGPDKEGLLDDLKEEAHSLGILERVSFTGKLSKSEWIMLSEKSDVFINTTHFDNMPVSVTEAMALGLPVVSTSVGGIPFLISHEINGLLVPDANPESMMAAIDRLIQNPDLVVAIAAAARQKVELFDNSIVLSQWNKLLNEVV, from the coding sequence ATGAAGTTGGTATATATCGGAAATAAGTTGGCCGCCTATGGGTATACACCAACTGGTGTGGAGTATCTGGGAGAGTTGTTGCGGGAAGGTGGACATGAAGTTGTACAAGCCAGTGATGTTCGCAATACATTGGCTCGATTGTTTCACATGGTATTAACGATTATTCGTAATCGTGATGCTAAGGTGATTTTAATTGACACCTATAGTTCTTCTGCTTTCTATTTTGCACTTATTTGCGGGTATACTGCCTTTTTATTAGGACAACCTTTCATTCTGATTTTGCGAGGGGGCGATCTACCAACTCGTACATCGAGGAATCCGAGGCTCGTCAAAGGCCTCTTTCGAAAAGCCGCTAGTGTAGTGTCGGTTAGTCTGTTTCTTCAAAAATCATTTGATAATTTTTATTCAACAAGGTATATACCCAATACGATTCCCTTGAGTCAGTATGTATTTAAAAAGCGCAAACTTGTTCGTCCCAGACTTTTGTGGGTGCGCTCTTTACATTCGGTATATAATCCTTCGCTAGCGTTGAAAGTTTTAAAATTCCTGTCACTTAAGTATGAGGATGCTTTCTTAACAATGGTAGGTCCGGACAAAGAAGGACTTTTGGATGACCTTAAGGAGGAAGCACATTCACTTGGGATATTAGAGCGTGTTTCATTTACCGGAAAACTAAGTAAAAGTGAGTGGATCATGTTGTCAGAGAAATCAGATGTGTTTATCAACACTACCCACTTTGACAATATGCCTGTAAGTGTGACAGAAGCAATGGCTTTGGGACTTCCGGTGGTGAGCACATCGGTTGGTGGAATTCCTTTTCTGATCAGTCATGAGATAAATGGTTTGTTGGTTCCCGATGCAAATCCTGAATCGATGATGGCAGCTATCGACAGACTAATTCAAAATCCGGATCTGGTGGTGGCTATTGCAGCTGCAGCCAGGCAAAAAGTAGAATTATTTGATAACTCAATTGTTTTGTCACAATGGAACAAGTTGCTTAATGAAGTTGTATAA
- a CDS encoding glycosyltransferase, producing the protein MKLVVISHTAHGYKKDGSVVGWAPTVREIDLLSVHFEQVWHLAYLTDEVPVTYTSYRHGKVIFIPLKPAGGKSLRDKLKVISLMLSNLKIIKQVIQQADAVQLRLPTGIGVYLLPWISWFKKRTFVLWVKYAGNWAHSNPPITYKFQRWFLSKNFQRSYVTINGVWDNQPKHCLTFENPCLTEDEVAQGVQAASNKSFGGPMILLFVGRIEPAKGVDRILETLGLVKMSNRIQEMIFVGSGNVQAYQGKSVHLEFKVTFTGGIERNLLNEYYAKSHLLLLPSDSEGFPKVVAEAAAFGCIPCVSDVSSLSQYINCDNGHLFSSMNPEVMAKELDMLLSEPMDLEKRALNALNLANRFTYRYYNERILNEIVQRPDEVGIYRK; encoded by the coding sequence ATGAAGCTTGTAGTCATTTCACACACGGCACATGGATACAAGAAGGATGGATCCGTGGTGGGTTGGGCCCCAACGGTGCGGGAAATAGATTTGTTGTCCGTCCATTTTGAGCAGGTATGGCATCTTGCCTATTTAACTGATGAGGTGCCTGTTACCTATACATCTTACCGGCACGGCAAGGTTATTTTTATACCACTAAAACCGGCAGGAGGGAAATCGTTGCGAGATAAGCTTAAAGTTATTTCACTAATGCTGTCTAATCTTAAAATTATTAAGCAGGTGATACAACAGGCTGATGCCGTTCAACTTCGGTTACCAACAGGAATAGGGGTTTACCTGTTGCCATGGATTAGTTGGTTCAAGAAACGAACATTTGTGTTGTGGGTTAAGTACGCAGGCAATTGGGCGCATTCCAATCCTCCCATTACCTATAAATTTCAACGATGGTTTTTAAGTAAGAATTTTCAACGTAGTTATGTTACCATCAATGGAGTATGGGATAATCAGCCGAAACATTGTCTGACGTTTGAAAATCCTTGTCTTACTGAGGATGAGGTTGCGCAAGGAGTACAAGCAGCAAGTAATAAAAGTTTTGGCGGGCCAATGATACTACTGTTTGTTGGGAGAATTGAGCCGGCTAAGGGGGTTGATCGAATTTTGGAGACGCTGGGACTTGTGAAAATGTCTAATCGAATCCAGGAAATGATTTTTGTGGGTTCTGGTAACGTGCAGGCATACCAAGGCAAGTCAGTTCATTTGGAATTCAAGGTTACCTTTACAGGAGGGATTGAACGGAATTTATTGAATGAGTATTACGCTAAGAGTCATTTGCTTTTACTTCCATCCGATTCTGAAGGGTTTCCTAAGGTAGTTGCAGAAGCAGCAGCATTCGGATGCATTCCTTGTGTTTCAGACGTTTCATCGCTAAGTCAGTATATCAACTGTGACAATGGTCATTTATTCAGTTCAATGAATCCTGAGGTAATGGCAAAGGAACTGGATATGTTATTGTCTGAACCGATGGACCTTGAAAAACGTGCGTTGAATGCCCTGAACCTGGCAAATCGCTTTACATACAGGTACTACAACGAGAGAATTTTAAATGAAATTGTTCAAAGGCCCGATGAAGTTGGTATATATCGGAAATAA